A genomic stretch from Clavelina lepadiformis chromosome 5, kaClaLepa1.1, whole genome shotgun sequence includes:
- the LOC143461245 gene encoding uncharacterized protein LOC143461245: MADNCTQDNFFQGKIISIKSKLESGNTDDVDKECQQLVAMDTEKSCSNCDVVVQDVISVGISLIEKKQLSTSLSLMKWAINLCENISDAELKLKRLVGCGEVAAKVGEEFLMNNWIDQIKDQVFPIQLDLYDRIKAVKSSDLKLKAEIQCTGAFYLGACYCFLENSEADLEFLESAMRGMDAQFGDQKIKRKVYAMAFGILAYMNHFKGKTQEAADQATKALNMLRGAEDYESEKEREEWYEWANPFLQFANTSS; the protein is encoded by the exons ATGGCGGACAATTGCACGCAAG acaATTTCTTCCAAGGCAAGATAATTTCGATAAAGTCAAAGCTGGAAAGTGGAAACACTGATGACGTTGACAAGGAATGTCAACAACTCGTTGCTATGGATACCGAAAAGAGCTGCTCCAATTGTGACGTAGTGGTTCAAGACGTCATAAGCGTCGGTATATCACTGATTGAGAAAAAGCAGCTTTCGACGTCACTGTCGCTGATGAAATGGGCGATCAACCTGTGTGAGAATATCTCCGATGCTGAACTCAAGTTGAAGAGGTTGGTTGGTTGTGGCGAGGTCGCTGCAAAGGTTGGTGAAGAGTTTCTTATGAACAACTGGATCGACCAAATCAAAGATCAAGTCTTCCCAATCCAGCTGGACCTCTACGACCGAATAAAAGCTGTCAAGAGCTCGGATCTTAAACTGAAGGCGGAGATTCAATGCACAGGCGCTTTTTACTTGGGTGCGTGCTATTGTTTCCTCGAAAATAGCGAAGCAGATCTAGAATTCCTGGAGTCGGCCATGAGAGGAATGGATGCTCAGTTTGGAGATCAAAAGATTAAACGTAAAGTCTATGCCATGGCGTTTGGGATACTCGCTTACATGAACCACTTCAAGGGCAAGACACAAGAAGCTGCGGATCAGGCCACGAAGGCATTGAACATGCTGCGGGGAGCTGAAGATTACGAGAGCGAGAAGGAGAGAGAAGAATGGTATGAATGGGCCAACCCATTCTTGCAATTCGCGAACACTTCTTCCTAG